Part of the Nostoc sp. ATCC 53789 genome is shown below.
CTCTTGTGGTGTAAGGCGCTCACCGTTGATATATTCAGAGTGTTCTCTTTCTAACCGTTTTTGTTGTCCAATACTGGGATTACGTGATAATTTCTCATGACTGCTCTGGGTTTGTTGTAAACCATAATCTTGTTCTAGCTGCCGAATAATGGTTTCACTGCGCTTGTAATCCCAGCTATCATGTACAATCTTCCCGTTATCTAACCGAATGCGGCTAGCGCAAATATGGATGTGGTCGTGTTCGGTATTGCTGTGTCTGTAGACTACGTACTGGTTACTGTCAAATCCCATCTCTTCGAGATAGCGGTTAGCAAGTTCGTTCCAGGTTAGTTCGTCTAGTCGCTCGTTGTCTGGTAGTGATAATGATGCGTGGTACACTACTCGGTCAGCTTCTGGGTTTAGTTGTCGGGAAATTTTGAATTCTCTGGCCAGTGCGCGGGCGTTATTGCCGCCCATATTGCCACCAATGAGTTTGGCATCTTTCTGAGACTCCAAATAATTCAGCAGTCCTCGGAATCCTCGCCCTTTAGTCTGGTTGCCAATCATCTGTTTCCTCGTCCGATTCTTCGATGAAGGTATTGGCTATTTCCCGTTGGCAGTGTCGTAACAGTTCTAAGAGTTCTTGTAGAAGTTCTGGTGATGCTGGCGGTGGCAACTGCATTTTAATGGCGGTGTTGGTGGCTTTGGCCAGTTGGTTGATATTGTTGCCGATGCGTAAAAGTTCTAAGTATGTGTCTACTGTCACTCTGCCCAGTCGCGGCGGTGGTGGTGGGATTTGTCGCAGTAATATACAACGTCTTGTTAATTCTGCCAAACTCATGCTCGTATCTTCCGCTTTGGAGCGAATCATCTCGTATTCAATTGGGCTAAATCGCACTTGCAACATTTTGGTGCGGACGAGTGACTGAGAAGAAGCTTTGGGCATAAGTAAAACTTGAGTTGATGCAGTTTTAGAGGGGGTTTCCAAAGTGGGGATACTTCCCCCTTTGGCAAGCCTGCCGAGCCGAGCGTAGCGACGGCAGCACGCAGTGCTAGGCATGGCTTGCTCTTAACCAGTCTTTTGGGGAGGCAGAAGAACTAGGGGAACAACCCACTAAGGGGAAAAGTGCGTAATCCACGGCTAACACCACGATGATATTACTAACGAGTTGACGTAAATTACAGTGTGGCTAATTATTACTGAGAAGTGTGTGATTTATTTTTGATTAACTGTTCGTGAGTTATCTTACACGCTTTGAGTAATCACTGTTCAATCAGTTACGTTAATATCTATTGCTGTTTCTTAACTATTTGTTGCATTGATAATTACCTGTCTTTAGATAGATGCTCTCTGTTAAAGTAAAGTTTTAAACATAAACATTAGTTTGATTTTTAATCTTGTGGCTAAAGACAATATTCCTAAGTCGAAGATTCCAGAAGCTCTTGATGCTCTACGCGCTTTGGGTGCTAAGGAATTAGATGATATCCCAGCACGAGCGGCTATTAAAAAGATGCGCCGTCAAATTGAACGGGTACTTCGCCTTGGCTATAGCTACGAGGAAGTGTCCAAAACTTTAGCCCCTTTGGATATCAATATCAGTCCTGAACGTATCCGTTATTTACTTAACGATATTCGTCGGTCTACACGCAAAAAGTCAGTCACTCCTCCTAGTGAAGAGAATACCAGTACACAAGTTATTGATGAGCCGGCTTTAGACGAGAATTCGGCGACGGAGCAAAGCAGTAGTCAGTCTGTTGAAAAATCTGAATCGAAATCACAACCAGAATCGAAACCAGCTTCATCCAAATCAACAACTTCTAAAACTCCTAAAACGGCTAAAAAGACCTCTGATGATAAAGCTCCAGAGAATCAAAATTCCTCTCGCCTTGCTTTTGTGCCTGAAATAATAAACGACGAGGATTTGTAGATGGTAGTCAAACCTAAACAATCGGCTGACCAAGTTCAGGACGAAAAGGCGAATGAACAGCCAAAAACTCTTGGGCGATTGGTGTTGGTAACTGGTGATAAGGGCGGTACTGGTAAAAGTGTAGTGGCTAGAATCCTACTCGACATTTACCGCCACAGAAATATTAACTGCATCGCTTACGAGTGTGACCAGTCAAATCCTCAGCTTTATCGTCATTACAACAAGGTTCAACCAGGGGTGCAAACGCTCAAACTAAATCAGCGCGGGGGTGCTGATGCTTTGCAGGATGATTTGAAACGTTTATCGCCTCAAGTTTCTCTGGTGGATCTGCCGGCTGGTGCTGCTGAATATTTTGAGTCAGTAGCTAAGG
Proteins encoded:
- the mobC gene encoding plasmid mobilization relaxosome protein MobC, translated to MPSTACCRRYARLGRLAKGGSIPTLETPSKTASTQVLLMPKASSQSLVRTKMLQVRFSPIEYEMIRSKAEDTSMSLAELTRRCILLRQIPPPPPRLGRVTVDTYLELLRIGNNINQLAKATNTAIKMQLPPPASPELLQELLELLRHCQREIANTFIEESDEETDDWQPD